A portion of the Candida dubliniensis CD36 chromosome R, complete sequence genome contains these proteins:
- a CDS encoding U3 small nucleolar RNA-associated protein, putative (Similar to S. cerevisiae PWP2) yields MKSDFKFSNLLGTVYRKGNLVFNQDGTKLLSPVGNRVSCFDLIKSQSFTFNYQHRKNVQCIALNNQNTLMISIDEDGRAILVNFVSRVVLHHFNFKSKVNDIKFSPCGKYFAIAIDRFIQVWKTPDLTEDRQFAPFVRHRIYSGHFDEVLNISWSLDSRFFISTSKDMTAKIFSLNSDEKDVAMTFSGHRDYVINAFFSHDQEIIYTVSKDGALFKWEYTERPKPENEESDDDDDDDETDKPMSWRITAKNFFYADGKLKCACFHPESKLLVVGFTNGEFRLYEIEDFNLIQSLSMGQNAVNTVNINKTGEWLAFGSAKLGQLLVYEWQLESYILKQQGHFDSMNTLCYSPDGSRLVTGSDDGKIKIWDVRSGFCLMTFTEHTSAVTQVQFAKRGQVLFSSSLDGTIRAWDLIRFRNFKTFTATSRVQFNCLAVDPSGEVIVGGSQDTFEIYVWSVQTGQLLDSLTGHEGPISCLTFGKENSILASASWDKTIRIWNIFSRNQTVEPIEIQSDALCLTMRPDCKELAVSTLDGHITIFDIEDAKQLHLIDGRKDIVNGRYLEDKFIAKNSNRGKYFSTIAYSFDGLTLLAAGNNNSICMYDIENEVLLKRFIVSENMSLDGTLQFLNSSKITDAGINSDLIDRAGELSDLEDRVDNSLPGSHRGGDPSERRTRPEVRVTAVEFSPTTAAFAAASTEGLLIFSINQELIFDPFDLDVDITPEATLESLKEKEYLVALVMAFRLNENYLIHRVIESIPLQDIKLVCQDLPVIYVNRVLNFIGELLTKKESPHIEYYLIMVKNLLIQHGRHISQNKFEFQSSMKLLSRFLNKTAKDVINVGKRNDHLLTYLTVSKDLKGPNHHSEGEEDIEMNEDSDAENIEIDDDDDEEGWLGPNGKSVKAANGIVFSGPDNSSEDEDEEDEDELIEV; encoded by the coding sequence ATGAAATCagattttaaattttctaatttattGGGAACAGTTTATCGAAAGGGGAATTTAGTGTTCAATCAAGATGGAACCAAACTATTATCACCAGTGGGGAATAGAGTTTCATGctttgatttaattaaatctcAATCATTCACAttcaattatcaacatcGTAAGAACGTTCAATGCATTGCCttaaacaatcaaaacaCATTAATGATTTCCATAGATGAAGATGGTAGAGCAATTCTTGTTAATTTTGTATCCCGTGTTGTCTTGCatcatttcaatttcaaatctaaAGTGAATGACATTAAATTCAGTCCTTGTGGTAAATATTTTGCCATTGCTATAGATAGGTTTATTCAAGTATGGAAAACTCCAGATTTAACTGAAGACAGACAGTTTGCTCCGTTTGTTAGACATAGAATTTATCTGGGTCATTTTGATGAAGTTTTGAATATATCATGGTCATTGGATTCCAGGTTTTTCATAAGTACTAGTAAAGACATGACTGCTAAAATTTTTTCCTTAAATAGTGACGAAAAGGATGTTGCCATGACTTTTTCTGGACATCGTGATTATGTTATAAATGCATTTTTCAGTCATGACCAAGAGATCATTTATACTGTCAGTAAAGATGGTGCGTTATTCAAATGGGAATATACTGAACGTCCTAAACCggaaaatgaagaaagtgatgatgatgatgatgatgatgaaactGATAAACCAATGAGTTGGAGAATTACTGCAAAGAACTTTTTCTATGCTGATGGGAAATTGAAATGTGCCTGTTTCCACCCAGAATCAAAATTGTTAGTTGTGGGATTTACAAACGGTGAATTTAGACtttatgaaattgaagacTTTAATCTTATTCAACTGTTAAGTATGGGTCAAAATGCTGTTAATACGgtaaatattaataaaacagGAGAGTGGTTAGCCTTTGGATCCGCAAAATTAGGACAATTGTTGGTTTATGAATGGCAATTGGAGTCTTATatattgaaacaacaagGTCATTTTGATTCCATGAACACGTTGTGTTATTCTCCTGATGGGTCACGTCTAGTAACTGGATCAGATGATGGGAAAATCAAGATTTGGGATGTTCGATCAGGATTCTGTTTAATGACATTTACAGAACATACATCTGCTGTTACTCAAGTCCAATTTGCCAAACGTGGACAAGTGCTATTCTCAAGTTCATTAGATGGTACTATTAGAGCATGGGATTTAATCAGGTTCagaaatttcaaaactttTACTGCTACTTCAAGAGTTCAATTTAACTGTTTGGCAGTTGACCCTAGTGGTGAAGTCATTGTTGGAGGTTCACAAGACACTTTTGAAATATATGTTTGGTCAGTACAAACTGGCCAATTGTTAGACTCGTTAACAGGTCATGAAGGTCCAATATCTTGTTTGACTTTTGGTAAAGAGAATTCGATTTTGGCTTCCGCATCATGGGACAAAACTATTAGAATTTGGAATATCTTCAGTCGTAATCAAACTGTAGAACCTATTGAAATTCAGAGTGATGCATTATGTTTGACCATGAGACCAGATTGTAAGGAATTGGCAGTGCTGACATTGGATGGCCATATTACTATATTTGACATTGAAGATGCTAAGCAATTGCATTTAATTGACGGAAGAAAAGACATTGTTAATGGGAGATACTTGGAAGACAAATTTATTGccaaaaattcaaacaGAGGGAAATATTTCAGTACCATTGCCTATTCCTTTGATGGATTGACTTTGTTGGCTGCAGGTAATAACAATTCCATTTGCATGtatgatattgaaaacgAGGTGCTATTAAAGAGATTTATTGTCTCGGAAAATATGTCCTTGGATGGTACTTTACAATTCTTGAATAGTAGCAAGATTACAGATGCTGGTATAAATTCTGATTTAATCGATAGAGCTGGTGAATTGAGTGATTTGGAAGATAGAGTAGACAACAGCTTACCTGGTTCACATCGTGGTGGTGACCCTAGTGAACGTAGAACTAGACCAGAAGTTAGGGTTACTGCTGTTGAGTTTTCTCCTACAACAGCTGCATTTGCTGCAGCTTCCACTGAAGGGTTactaatattttcaattaatcaagAACTCATATTTGATCCATTTGATTTGGATGTTGATATCACTCCTGAAGCAACATTGGAGTCTCTTAAAGAGAAAGAATACTTGGTTGCATTGGTCATGGCGTTCCGTTTGAATGAGAATTACTTGATCCACCGAGTGATTGAGTCCATTCCATTACAAGATATCAAATTAGTGTGTCAAGATTTACCAGTAATTTACGTCAACCGAGTATTGAATTTCATTGGTGAATTGTTGACCAAGAAAGAGTCTCCACATATTGAATACTATTTGATTATGGTTAAAAATCTATTGATACAGCATGGCCGACACATTAGTCagaataaatttgaattccAATCTTCTATGAAGTTGTTATCTCGATTCTTAAACAAGACAGCTAAAGATGTGATAAATGTTGGTAAAAGAAATGATCATTTATTGACGTATTTAACAGTCAGTAAAGATTTGAAAGGCCCAAATCACCATAGCGAAGGAGAAGAGGATATAGAAATGAATGAAGATCTGGATGCTGAGAATATAGAgattgatgatgacgatgatgaagaaggtTGGTTGGGTCCAAATGGGAAATCCGTAAAGGCTGCAAATGGAATTGTTTTCAGCGGACCAGACAACAGTAGTGAAGACGAAGACGAAGAGGATGAGGATGAGTTGATTGAAGTATAG
- a CDS encoding yeast Impact homologue, putative (Similar to S. cerevisiae YIH1;~has sequence similarity to the mouse IMPACT gene;~spliced gene) has product MTVEELTDEISAIDAIYPNSVTSIGPQIYTFKIPNHESVSIQLNFPLTYPEEIPQLLQIIVEKTTQSSSFTDTSYLEKHVDEILQRVFVPEQVVLFELLTELQEFFDQYVEEHQQVMVEETEVMPVNEKQPKQVTPIESHIDVLQELKDPTIDWIQSDPIVDRGSTFIAYVRQVNCLQEAQEYLDNLLTDKKIAKATHNISSWRIKMENGVTFQDCDDDGETAAGGRLLHLLQMMDVWNVIVVVSRWFGGTHLGPDRFKHINSAAREAIIKGNFIVDANDNTNGSSTKTNNAKKKKK; this is encoded by the exons ATGACAGTCGAAGAATTAACTGATGAGATAAGTGCCATCGATGCAATTTACCCCAATTCCGTGACCAGTATAGGTCCTCAAATATATACTTTTAAAATACCAAATCATGAATCAGTTAGTATCCAATTGAATTTCCCATTGACATATCCAGAAGAAATCCCtcaattattacaaattaTAGTAGAGAAAACCACGCAATCTTCGTCATTTACTGATACTTCatatttggaaaaacatgttgatgaaatatTACAAAGAGTATTTGTGCCTGAACAAGTTGTattgtttgaattattgACTGAATTACAAGAGTTTTTTGACCAGTACGTGGAAGAACATCAACAAGTAATGGTTGAGGAGACTGAGGTAATGCCAGTTAATGAAAAGCAGCCCAAACAAGTCACACCAATTGAGCTGCACATTGATGTActtcaagaattgaaagatCCAACAATTGATTGGATTCAATCTGATCCTATAGTTGATAGAGGATCTACATTTATTGCATATGTTAGACAAGTGAATTGTCTACAAGAGGCTCAAGAATATTTAGATAACTTATTAACAGATAAGAAAATAGCCAAGGCGACTCATAATATATCCAGTTGGAGAataaaaatggaaaatggAGTTACATTCCAAGAttgtgatgatgatggagAAACTGCTGCTGGGGGTAGATTACTACATTTGTTACAA ATGATGGATGTGTGGAATGTTATAGTTGTGGTTAGTCGGTGGTTTGGAGGAACTCATCTTGGACCAGATAGGTTTAAACATATAAATTCTGCTGCAAGGGAAGCAATTATTAAGGGGAactttattgttgatgcaAATGATAATACAAACGGTAGTAGTACCAAGACTAATAAtgcaaagaaaaagaaaaaataa
- a CDS encoding heat shock protein Sti1 homologue, putative (Similar to S. cerevisiae STI1), which yields MLSAEELKNQGNKAFSSKEYKKAAKIYRDAIQLDPYNPILYSNRAQCFLYLQDYDRAYKDCVSGINLINSENHHHGSTAVLVKLQYRKGMALKGLQKWNSAKEAFKKVLELDSSNQPAKTELSNLPIEDKMDVSIKIPVEKVEKLPKEFSEMIKSPPPMENKPVKEPIVTTAATKEIETLFGSSKKQDNSKPLGKTETPHGSNKENADSTSTAMLSPMHFLTTLKQLPEEQKLNGYRYILNIDNQSYADIFSSGIDAEFLQFYLDAASYVSTNDSLSNWNQVVLNHLREFSTFKRYNLSLLMCDDKPKQTILQNIKNKFPEDLSEYQKYIS from the coding sequence ATGTTATCAGCGGAGGAACTAAAAAACCAAGGCAATAAAGCATTTTCTCTGAAGGAATATAAAAAGGCAGCTAAAATATATAGAGATGCCATACAATTAGACCCATACAATCCAATTTTATACTCAAACCGAGCACAGTGTTTTCTCTATTTGCAAGATTATGATCGTGCTTATAAAGATTGTGTAAGTGGtataaatttgatcaatagTGAAAACCACCATCATGGGAGTACTGCAGTGTTGGTTAAATTACAATATCGGAAAGGTATGGCTTTAAAAGGTCTACAGAAATGGAATAGTGCAAAGGAAGCTTTCAAAAAAGTGTTGGAACTAGATTCTTCAAACCAACCTGCCAAAACCGAACTAAGCAACTTGCCAATTGAAGATAAAATGGATGTTAGTATTAAGATTCCAgttgaaaaagttgaaaagtTACCTAAAGAGTTTTCTGAAATGATAAAGTCACCTCCTCCAATGGAAAACAAACCCGTCAAAGAACCGATAGTgacaacagcagcaactaaagaaattgaaactttGTTTGGGTCTTCCAAGAAACAAGATAACTCTAAACCTTTGGGAAAAACAGAAACCCCACACGGTAgcaataaagaaaatgcaGATTCCACTTCTACGGCAATGCTTCTGCCAATGCATTTTCTTACGACACTCAAACAACTACCAGAGgaacaaaaattaaacgGGTATAGGTATATTTTAAACATTGATAATCAATCTTATGCAGATATTTTTAGTTCAGGCATTGATGCCGAATTTTTACAGTTTTATTTGGATGCAGCTAGTTATGTTTCAACGAATGACTCATTATCCAACTGGAACCAAGTTGttttgaatcatttgaGAGAATTTAGCACTTTTAAAAGATATAACCTTTCTTTACTAATGTGCGATGATAAGCCAAAGCAAACCATTTTacaaaatatcaaaaataaattccCAGAAGATTTATCGGAATATCAAAAATACATATCGTAG
- the GSL2 gene encoding glucan synthase, putative, producing the protein MILTFLFNYTDRNPKGYTSAFPSTGFRTPYVNSSRWQEVQKIGNFDDFEDKFTDEPGKQLGENGIYDIYSNKYDPYPTWNPPEAVPITREDIEAIFLQLTTIFGFQFDNTRNMFDYLMRLLDSRTSRLGPTHALRSIHADYIGGMNSNFRKWYFAAQLDIDDFVGFDNVAKNGKIKGSNDPVPTLEQAESQWSTNMLALSPTDSVIQLAIYLLIWGEANNIRFMPECICFIFKCCNDFYFSIDPDTPVATATPSFLDHIISPLYNFYRDQSYILVDGKYRRRDKDHESVIGYDDMNQLFWYSKGLERLVLADKKSRLMSLPPGERYQKLNQVLWNRVFYKTFKESRGWSHVLVNFHRVWIIHSAVFWYYTAFNSPTLYTKNYQPSLDNQPTTQARLSVLSLGGVVAVVIDIISLLFELRFIPRKWTGAQPVSKRLALLILALVLNVGPSVYLFMFIPLNVETTVGLVISAFQFSFSVIMVLYLSTVPLGRLFSKKPKANDRRFLPQRSFVTNFYSLAEGDRVASYGLWFAIFVSKFIESYFFLTLSLRDPVRELSIMKMNRCAGEVWLGSWFCTRQPTIVLGLIYLTDLVLFILDTYLWYIVWNTVFSVCRSFYIGVSIWTPWRNIFSRLPKRIFSKIISVSGDKNIKSKLLVSQVWNSIIISMYREHLISLEHVQKLIYKQIDNPGVEGDSVLKEPIFFVSQEDQTIKSSLFQDQAEAQRRITFFAQSLSTPMPEVGPVHLMPSFTVLIPHYSEKITLSLREIIREEEQYSHVTMLEYLKSLHPLEWSCFVKDTKLLAEEFETDSSSAELKREKLDDLPYYSVGFKVATPEYILRTRIWASLRSQTLYRTISGFMNYSRAIKLLFDVENPDSTKFGTENDKLEQAAIMAHRKFRIITSMQRLKYFTPEEKENTEFLLRAYPELQICYLDEEIDEASGEVVYYSALVDGSCAILENGEREPKYRIRLSGNPILGDGKSDNQNHSLIFCRGEYIQLVDANQDNYLEECLKIRSILAEFEEATFPLDPYSTDLEGTESVYPVAIIGTREYIFSENIGILGDVAAGKEQTFGTLFARTLAHIGGKLHYGHPDFLNGIFMTTRGGVSKAQKGLHLNEDIYAGMNVVLRGGRIKHCEYMQCGKGRDLGFGSILNFTTKIGAGMGEQMLSREYFYMGTQLPLDRFLSFYYAHSGFHLNNLFIMLSIHLFLLVGANLAALTSESTICEYDKFRPITDPKRPHGCYNLIPVVHWLQRCIFSIFIVFVISFVPLAVQELTERGFYKAITRLGKQFASFSPLFEVFVCKIYAHSLSSDISIGGARYLATGRGFATIRVPFATLYSRFAVESLYYGSICGLLIFYCSLSMWKLQLLYFWITILGLLICPFLYNPNQFSWNDFFLDYKECIQWFYRGNSKPRLSSWINFTRLKRSRIVGVKSKRYSINEEIKVVSEVKPSRFKLIISESFLQLCVITLVGLAYLFTNSQNESRGTYPVNSILRILIISFVPIGINLVILIVCFVVSTCIGPIFTLFCKKFPSFVAAIAHLLAVVNHVFFFELLWLLQNWNFSVTVLGFALSTLIQCWFLQMMTILLVSREFRHDRSNRSWWSGKWATAGLGWYIITQPMREAVCKLSEMSYFAGDLVATHIILFAQIPILLIPYADKWHTLMLFWLKPGNQIRPRILSKRQKRRRRFQANLYLLIFLLGLILFSSIFVLPVIATKYFDIGFSEYIPEFLHPLFQPYDAPTNLKGLKKKLEIKHY; encoded by the coding sequence ATGATACTaacttttttgtttaactATACAGATCGGAATCCCAAAGGTTATACGTCGGCATTCCCGCTGACTGGATTTAGAACCCCATATGTCAACTCAAGTAGATGGCAAGAAGTTCAAAAAATTGGCAACTTTGATGACTTTGAAGATAAGTTTACTGACGAACCCGGAAAGCAATTGGGCGAAAATGGGATCTACGATATCTATTCCAACAAATATGATCCATACCCCACTTGGAACCCCCCAGAAGCAGTCCCTATTACACGTGAAGACATTGAAGCTATTTTCTTGCAGCTAACTACTATATTTGGGTTTCAGTTTGATAATACTAGAAACAtgtttgattatttaatgCGATTATTGGATTCACGAACATCAAGATTGGGGCCAACTCATGCCCTTAGATCTATTCATGCCGATTACATTGGTGGCATGAATTCTAATTTTAGAAAATGGTATTTTGCAGCCCAGTtggatattgatgattttgttggttttgaCAATGTTGCCAAAAATGGGAAAATCAAAGGATCAAATGACCCGGTTCCGACGTTGGAGCAAGCTGAACTGCAATGGTCGACAAATATGCTAGCTTTATCTCCTACTGACTCGGTTATTCAATTAGCTATATACCTTTTGATTTGGGGTGAAGCCAACAATATCAGATTTATGCCTGAGTGTATTTGCTTCATATTTAAATGCTGCaatgatttttatttttccaTCGATCCAGATACACCAGTGGCAACTGCCACTCCAAGCTTTTTAGATCACATAATTAGTCCCCTCTACAACTTTTACCGAGACCAATCGTACATTCTTGTTGATGGGAAGTACCGTCGTCGCGACAAAGACCACGAGTCTGTGATTGGTTATGATGATATGAACCAATTGTTTTGGTATAGTAAAGGTTTGGAGAGACTTGTTTTGGCAGATAAGAAATCTAGATTGATGAGTCTTCCACCAGGAGAGAGGTATCAGAAACTAAATCAAGTATTATGGAATCGAGTCTTTTATAAGACTTTCAAGGAAAGCAGAGGCTGGTCACATGTATTGGTAAATTTTCACCGGGTTTGGATAATTCACAGTGCTGTATTCTGGTATTACACAGCTTTCAACTCACCAACATTATACACGAAGAATTATCAGCCATCGTTAGATAACCAACCCACAACGCAAGCAAGATTATCAGTATTATCACTTGGTGGTGTAGTTGCTGTTGtcattgatattattagttTATTGTTTGAGTTACGGTTTATTCCCAGAAAATGGACAGGGGCCCAACCTGTTAGTAAAAGATTGGCGTTGTTGATTTTGGCATTGGTTCTTAATGTGGGTCCGAGTGTCTACTTGTTTATGTTTATTCCTTTAAATGTCGAAACCACGGTAGGTCTAGTCATTTCCGCTTTCcagttttcattttctgtCATTATGgttttatatttatctACGGTACCATTGGGAAGGCTCTTTTCCAAAAAACCCAAAGCCAATGATAGAAGATTTTTGCCCCAACGTCTGTTTGTGACTAATTTCTATTCACTAGCTGAAGGTGATAGAGTTGCATCTTATGGTTTGTGGTTTGCTATATTTGTGTCAAAATTCATTGAGtcatatttctttttgacTCTATCTTTGAGAGATCCTGTTCGTGAATTGAgtataatgaaaatgaataGATGTGCTGGCGAGGTGTGGCTAGGCAGCTGGTTTTGTACTAGACAACCAACAATTGTTTTGGGGTTGATATATCTTACTGATTTggtattatttatattagaCACCTACTTGTGGTATATTGTATGGAATACAGTGTTTTCAGTTTGTCGCTCGTTTTACATTGGTGTTTCCATTTGGACTCCATGGCGAAACATATTTTCAAGGTTACccaaaagaatattttcTAAAATAATCTCAGTTTCTGGAGATAAAAACATAAAGTCAAAGTTGCTTGTTTCCCAAGTATGGAATTCTATCATTATTTCCATGTACAGAGAACATTTGATATCTTTGGAGCATGTTCAGAAACTTATCTACAAGCAGATTGACAACCCTGGGGTTGAAGGCGATTCTGTTTTGAAAGAACCaatcttttttgtttcacaAGAAGATCAAACgataaaatcatcattgttCCAAGATCAAGCAGAAGCACAACGAAGGATTACATTTTTCGCCCAGTCTCTATCGACACCTATGCCTGAAGTAGGTCCAGTACATTTAATGCCGTCGTTTACCGTTTTAATTCCTCATTACAGTGAAAAGATAACTTTATCATTACGGGAGATAATACGAGAGGAAGAACAATATTCTCATGTCACAATGCTAGAATATTTAAAGCTGTTACATCCGTTGGAGTGGAGCTGTTTTGTAAAAGATACCAAGTTGTTGGCAGAAGAGTTTGAAACAGATTCGTCATCAGCAGAACTTAAGAGAGAGAAACTCGATGATCTCCCATATTATTCTGTTGGATTCAAGGTCGCTACACCAGAATACATACTTCGAACTCGAATCTGGGCATCACTCCGCTCCCAAACACTTTATAGAACGATTTCTGGCTTTATGAATTACTCACGTGCTATTAAGTTGTTATTTGATGTTGAGAATCCAGACCTGACTAAATTTGGCACTGAAAATGACAAATTGGAACAAGCAGCAATAATGGCTCATCGTAAATTCCGAATTATTACTTCAATGCAAAGATTAAAGTATTTTACACCtgaagaaaaggaaaacaCGGAGTTCTTGTTACGAGCTTATCCTGAGCTACAGATATGTTAtcttgatgaagaaattgacGAGGCTTCTGGTGAGgttgtttattattcaGCATTAGTAGATGGCAGTTGTGCAATATTGGAAAATGGTGAAAGAGAGCCAAAGTACCGTATTCGCTTATCGGGGAACCCAATTCTTGGAGATGGGAAATCAGATAACCAGAATCATTCCTTGATATTTTGCAGAGGTGAGTATATTCAACTAGTTGATGCCAACCAAGACAATTATTTGGAAGAGTGTCTTAAAATCAGAAGCATTTTGGCAGAATTTGAGGAAGCAACGTTCCCCTTGGACCCTTATTCCACTGATTTGGAAGGCACAGAGCTGGTATACCCTGTTGCCATTATTGGAACAAgagaatatattttttcagAGAATATTGGAATTCTTGGCGATGTTGCTGCTGGGAAAGAGCAAACTTTTGGTACTTTGTTCGCCAGAACATTGGCTCATATTGGAGGGAAATTGCACTATGGTCATCCAGATTTTTTGAATGGGATTTTTATGACAACTAGAGGTGGTGTTTCCAAGGCGCAAAAGGGCTTGCATTTAAATGAAGATATTTATGCCGGCATGAATGTGGTCTTAAGAGGTGGTCGTATCAAACACTGTGAATATATGCAGTGTGGAAAGGGAAGAGATTTGGGGTTTGGCTcgatattgaattttacTACAAAGATAGGGGCAGGAATGGGTGAGCAAATGCTCTCAAGAGAGTATTTCTATATGGGTACTCAACTTCCATTGGATAGGTTCTTGTCGTTTTACTATGCTCATTCGGGATTccatttgaataatttgtttataatgCTTTCTATTCATTTGTTTCTACTCGTTGGTGCTAATCTTGCAGCTCTAACTAGCGAAAGCACAATTTGTGAATATGACAAATTCAGACCCATAACTGATCCTAAACGGCCTCATGGGTGCTACAATTTGATTCCTGTGGTTCATTGGTTGCAGAGATGtatattttctattttcatCGTGTTTGTTATATCTTTTGTACCTTTGGCAGTACAAGAATTAACTGAAAGAGGATTCTATAAAGCCATTACGAGATTGGGAAAACAGTTTGCATCGTTCTCTCCGTTGTTTGAGGTATTTGTTTGCAAAATATATGCCCATTCGTTGTCCAGTGACATTTCAATTGGTGGCGCCAGGTATCTTGCTACAGGTCGAGGTTTTGCAACTATAAGGGTTCCATTTGCCACTTTGTATTCTCGATTTGCAGTAGAGAGTTTATATTATGGATCTATTTGCGgattattgatattttacTGCTCCCTATCAATGTGGAAACTACAATTGTTGTACTTCTGGATTACCATCCTTGGACTATTGATATGTCCTTTTTTGTATAATCCGAATCAGTTTTCTTGGAACGACTTCTTTCTTGATTACAAGGAATGTATCCAATGGTTCTATCGTGGTAACAGTAAGCCAAGACTTTCATCTTGGATAAATTTTACGAGACTTAAACGGAGCCGAATTGTGGGTGTGAAAAGCAAAAGATACAGTATAAACGAAGAAATTAAAGTTGTTAGTGAAGTTAAACCATCAAGATTTAAACTCATTATTTCAGAATCGTTCTTACAGTTATGCGTCATTACTTTAGTTGGACTTGCTTATTTGTTTACCAACTCCCAAAACGAATCTCGAGGGACCTATCCAGTCAACAGTATCTTGAGAATTCTTATCATCAGTTTTGTGCCAATTGGTATAAACCTCGTTATATTGATTGTTTGCTTTGTGGTATCTACATGTATTGGCCCCATATTCACGTTATTCTGTAAGAAATTCCCCTCATTTGTTGCAGCAATAGCTCACTTGCTAGCAGTTGTCAATCAtgtatttttctttgagtTATTGTGGCTATTACAAAATTGGAACTTTTCAGTTACAGTTCTTGGGTTTGCATTATCAACTCTAATTCAATGTTGGTTTTTACAAATGATGACCATTTTGCTAGTTTCCAGAGAGTTCAGACACGATAGGTCTAACCGTTCATGGTGGTCAGGTAAATGGGCAACAGCTGGTTTAGGGTGGTATATAATAACCCAACCTATGAGAGAAGCTGTATGCAAATTAAGCGAGATGTCTTATTTCGCTGGCGATTTAGTTGCAACtcatattattttgtttgcTCAGATCCctatattattgattccCTACGCTGACAAATGGCATACATTAATGTTGTTCTGGTTGAAGCCTGGTAACCAGATACGTCCTAGAATATTATCCAAACgtcaaaaaagaagaagaagatttcaAGCAAACTTGTACTTGCTCATCTTTTTGTTGGGATTAATATTGTTTTCAAGTATATTTGTTTTGCCAGTGATTGCTACCAAGTATTTTGATATCGGTTTTTCTGAGTATATTCCAGAGTTCTTACATCCATTGTTTCAACCCTACGATGCTCCTACAAATTTGAAAggattaaagaaaaaattagaaattaaGCATTATTAG
- a CDS encoding microtubule and mitochondria-interacting protein, putative (Similar to S. cerevisiae TMA19), which translates to MIIFEDVISGDELLSDAYDVKLVDGAVYEADCAMVTVGNGDIDIGANPSAEDGEEALEDGAETVNNVVYSFRLQPTMFDKKSFTTYIKGYMKRVKAYLAEHNPDAVEAFEKGATAYVKKVLGSFKDWEFYTGESMDPDAMVVLLNYREDGTTPYVAIWKHGVKENKI; encoded by the coding sequence ATGATTATCTTTGAAGACGTTATTTCCGgtgatgaattattatctgACGCTTACGACGTCAAATTAGTTGACGGTGCTGTCTACGAAGCCGACTGTGCTATGGTCACTGTTGGTAACGGTGACATTGATATTGGTGCCAACCCATCTGCTGAAGATGGTGAAGAAGCTTTAGAAGATGGTGCTGAAACTGTCAACAACGTTGTCTATTCTTTCAGATTACAACCAACCATGTTTGACAAAAAATCATTCACCACCTACATTAAAGGTTACATGAAGAGAGTTAAGGCTTACTTGGCTGAACACAACCCAGATGCTGTTGAAGCTTTCGAAAAAGGTGCTACCGCCTACGTCAAAAAAGTTTTGGGTTCTTTCAAAGATTGGGAATTCTACACTGGTGAATCAATGGACCCAGATGCTATGGTTGTCTTATTGAACTACAGAGAAGACGGTACCACTCCATACGTCGCCATCTGGAAACATGGTgttaaagaaaacaaaatctaA